A stretch of Manis javanica isolate MJ-LG chromosome 1, MJ_LKY, whole genome shotgun sequence DNA encodes these proteins:
- the LOC118966969 gene encoding adhesion G-protein coupled receptor F3-like isoform X5 produces MKGSKGQSQAGGESGKQLDQESGAGDSVLVSVHVELDFANEAWLLALSRTPTLPTALASSPSRTLTSLSLMTVPRTLLLNSWLQMPGNTLNLTFLTSHETTDLNWLLWHTGNRSPVLLQPGSRVSLTSHPGQVVLSIFNISHEWAASLLNTSGHQCLVLHILHCPAADTTYTCDLQSPGLTPRRVPVSVTIIQDGETPPAPRTPHVLPGMSPRLATLHRPHVP; encoded by the exons ATGAAGGGCAGCAAG GGACAGAGTCAGGCTGGAGGGGAATCTGGGAAGCAACTAGACCAAGAGAGTGGAGCAGGTG ACTCAGTCCTGGTCTCGGTCCATGTAGAGCTGGACTTTGCAAATGAGGCCTGGCTACTGGCACTCTCCAGAACCCCGACTCTCCCCACCGCCTTGGCCTCTTCTCCATCAAGAACTCTGACTAGCCTCAGCCTCATGACAG TCCCCAGAACCCTGCTCCTGAACTCCTGGCTACAGATGCCTGGCAACACGCTGAACCTGACCTTCCTCACCAGCCATGAGACCACCGACCTGAACTGGCTCCTGTGGCACACAGGGAACCGCAGCCCCGTCCTCCTGCAACCAGGGTCCCGGGTGTCCCTGACCTCTCATCCAGGCCAGGTGGTCCTCAGCATCTTCAACATCTCCCATGAGTGGGCAG CTTCCTTACTCAACACGTCAGGCCACCAGTGTCTTGTGCTACACATTTTGCACTGCCCGGCAGCTGACACCACGTACACTTGTGACCTGCAGAGCCCAGGACTAACCCCTCGCAGGGTCCCTGTCTCTGTCACCATCATCCAGG ATGGAGAAACACCACCTGCCCCGAGGACTCCTCACGTATTGCCTGGAATGTCACCAAGGCTGGCCACGTTGCACAGGCCCCATGTCCCATGA
- the LOC118966969 gene encoding adhesion G-protein coupled receptor F3-like isoform X4, producing MTVPRTLLLNSWLQMPGNTLNLTFLTSHETTDLNWLLWHTGNRSPVLLQPGSRVSLTSHPGQVVLSIFNISHEWAGILLGTGIFLAGVQQRLDQEGRPWAWLGKQQIDWQGWGQSSGTCSSCVSAGEYQCYFEAQGFRWELYYVVRVPLETTDVAWLPDQLFISCATSPGFQLRCCVPSTHPTYVVSWIWRRQQRSGEGPVLGGQELVFQLTGHRMQFTLESGA from the exons ATGACAG TCCCCAGAACCCTGCTCCTGAACTCCTGGCTACAGATGCCTGGCAACACGCTGAACCTGACCTTCCTCACCAGCCATGAGACCACCGACCTGAACTGGCTCCTGTGGCACACAGGGAACCGCAGCCCCGTCCTCCTGCAACCAGGGTCCCGGGTGTCCCTGACCTCTCATCCAGGCCAGGTGGTCCTCAGCATCTTCAACATCTCCCATGAGTGGGCAG GAATCCTCTTGGGGACAGGGATCTTTCTTGCTGGGGTTCAGCAGAGGCTGGACCAAGAAGGCAGACCTTGGGCGTGGCTTGGGAAGCAGCAGATTGATTGGCAGGGGTGGGGCCAGAGCAGCGGGACTTGCAGCAGCTGTGTGTCTGCAGGGGAGTACCAGTGCTACTTTGAGGCCCAGGGATTCAGGTGGGAGCTGTACTACGTGGTGAGAGTGCCCCTGGAGACAACAGACGTGGCTTGGCTTCCAGACCAGCTGTTCATCTCCTGTGCCACGTCCCCTGGCTTCCAGCTAAGGTGCTGTGTTCCCAGTACACACCCGACCTATGTGGTGTCCTGGATCTGGAGAAGGCAGCAAAGGTCTGGAGAGGGGCCAGTGCTTGGGGGTCAGGAGCTGGTCTTCCAGCTCACAGGACACAGGATGCAATTCACCTTGGAGTCTGGGGCCTAG
- the LOC118966969 gene encoding adhesion G-protein coupled receptor F3-like isoform X1 → MKGSKGQSQAGGESGKQLDQESGAGDSVLVSVHVELDFANEAWLLALSRTPTLPTALASSPSRTLTSLSLMTVPRTLLLNSWLQMPGNTLNLTFLTSHETTDLNWLLWHTGNRSPVLLQPGSRVSLTSHPGQVVLSIFNISHEWAGILLGTGIFLAGVQQRLDQEGRPWAWLGKQQIDWQGWGQSSGTCSSCVSAGEYQCYFEAQGFRWELYYVVRVPLETTDVAWLPDQLFISCATSPGFQLRCCVPSTHPTYVVSWIWRRQQRSGEGPVLGGQELVFQLTGHRMQFTLESGA, encoded by the exons ATGAAGGGCAGCAAG GGACAGAGTCAGGCTGGAGGGGAATCTGGGAAGCAACTAGACCAAGAGAGTGGAGCAGGTG ACTCAGTCCTGGTCTCGGTCCATGTAGAGCTGGACTTTGCAAATGAGGCCTGGCTACTGGCACTCTCCAGAACCCCGACTCTCCCCACCGCCTTGGCCTCTTCTCCATCAAGAACTCTGACTAGCCTCAGCCTCATGACAG TCCCCAGAACCCTGCTCCTGAACTCCTGGCTACAGATGCCTGGCAACACGCTGAACCTGACCTTCCTCACCAGCCATGAGACCACCGACCTGAACTGGCTCCTGTGGCACACAGGGAACCGCAGCCCCGTCCTCCTGCAACCAGGGTCCCGGGTGTCCCTGACCTCTCATCCAGGCCAGGTGGTCCTCAGCATCTTCAACATCTCCCATGAGTGGGCAG GAATCCTCTTGGGGACAGGGATCTTTCTTGCTGGGGTTCAGCAGAGGCTGGACCAAGAAGGCAGACCTTGGGCGTGGCTTGGGAAGCAGCAGATTGATTGGCAGGGGTGGGGCCAGAGCAGCGGGACTTGCAGCAGCTGTGTGTCTGCAGGGGAGTACCAGTGCTACTTTGAGGCCCAGGGATTCAGGTGGGAGCTGTACTACGTGGTGAGAGTGCCCCTGGAGACAACAGACGTGGCTTGGCTTCCAGACCAGCTGTTCATCTCCTGTGCCACGTCCCCTGGCTTCCAGCTAAGGTGCTGTGTTCCCAGTACACACCCGACCTATGTGGTGTCCTGGATCTGGAGAAGGCAGCAAAGGTCTGGAGAGGGGCCAGTGCTTGGGGGTCAGGAGCTGGTCTTCCAGCTCACAGGACACAGGATGCAATTCACCTTGGAGTCTGGGGCCTAG
- the LOC118966969 gene encoding adhesion G-protein coupled receptor F3-like isoform X3 gives MKGSKGQSQAGGESGKQLDQESGAGDSVLVSVHVELDFANEAWLLALSRTPTLPTALASSPSRTLTSLSLMTVPRTLLLNSWLQMPGNTLNLTFLTSHETTDLNWLLWHTGNRSPVLLQPGSRVSLTSHPGQVVLSIFNISHEWAGEYQCYFEAQGFRWELYYVVRVPLETTDVAWLPDQLFISCATSPGFQLRCCVPSTHPTYVVSWIWRRQQRSGEGPVLGGQELVFQLTGHRMQFTLESGA, from the exons ATGAAGGGCAGCAAG GGACAGAGTCAGGCTGGAGGGGAATCTGGGAAGCAACTAGACCAAGAGAGTGGAGCAGGTG ACTCAGTCCTGGTCTCGGTCCATGTAGAGCTGGACTTTGCAAATGAGGCCTGGCTACTGGCACTCTCCAGAACCCCGACTCTCCCCACCGCCTTGGCCTCTTCTCCATCAAGAACTCTGACTAGCCTCAGCCTCATGACAG TCCCCAGAACCCTGCTCCTGAACTCCTGGCTACAGATGCCTGGCAACACGCTGAACCTGACCTTCCTCACCAGCCATGAGACCACCGACCTGAACTGGCTCCTGTGGCACACAGGGAACCGCAGCCCCGTCCTCCTGCAACCAGGGTCCCGGGTGTCCCTGACCTCTCATCCAGGCCAGGTGGTCCTCAGCATCTTCAACATCTCCCATGAGTGGGCAG GGGAGTACCAGTGCTACTTTGAGGCCCAGGGATTCAGGTGGGAGCTGTACTACGTGGTGAGAGTGCCCCTGGAGACAACAGACGTGGCTTGGCTTCCAGACCAGCTGTTCATCTCCTGTGCCACGTCCCCTGGCTTCCAGCTAAGGTGCTGTGTTCCCAGTACACACCCGACCTATGTGGTGTCCTGGATCTGGAGAAGGCAGCAAAGGTCTGGAGAGGGGCCAGTGCTTGGGGGTCAGGAGCTGGTCTTCCAGCTCACAGGACACAGGATGCAATTCACCTTGGAGTCTGGGGCCTAG
- the LOC118966969 gene encoding adhesion G-protein coupled receptor F3-like isoform X6, giving the protein MKGSKGQSQAGGESGKQLDQESGAGDSVLVSVHVELDFANEAWLLALSRTPTLPTALASSPSRTLTSLSLMTVPRTLLLNSWLQMPGNTLNLTFLTSHETTDLNWLLWHTGNRSPVLLQPGSRVSLTSHPGQVVLSIFNISHEWAVSLNSQKTLHEGRLVTVCISQMRKLWLQVLGLVRDPRGAVHQNPGSSSCSLMPMYSALPRCCICF; this is encoded by the exons ATGAAGGGCAGCAAG GGACAGAGTCAGGCTGGAGGGGAATCTGGGAAGCAACTAGACCAAGAGAGTGGAGCAGGTG ACTCAGTCCTGGTCTCGGTCCATGTAGAGCTGGACTTTGCAAATGAGGCCTGGCTACTGGCACTCTCCAGAACCCCGACTCTCCCCACCGCCTTGGCCTCTTCTCCATCAAGAACTCTGACTAGCCTCAGCCTCATGACAG TCCCCAGAACCCTGCTCCTGAACTCCTGGCTACAGATGCCTGGCAACACGCTGAACCTGACCTTCCTCACCAGCCATGAGACCACCGACCTGAACTGGCTCCTGTGGCACACAGGGAACCGCAGCCCCGTCCTCCTGCAACCAGGGTCCCGGGTGTCCCTGACCTCTCATCCAGGCCAGGTGGTCCTCAGCATCTTCAACATCTCCCATGAGTGGGCAG TCTCGCTGAATTCTCAGAAGACACTTCACGAGGGTCGTTTGGTGACAGTgtgcatttcacaaatgaggaaactgtggcttcAAGTTCTGGGACTAGTCAGAGACCCCCGGGGTGCCGTTCACCAAAACCCGGGTTCTTCCTCCTGTAGTCTGATGCCCATGTACTCAGCTCTTCCCCGCTGCTGCATCTGCTTCTGA
- the LOC118966969 gene encoding adhesion G-protein coupled receptor F3-like isoform X2: protein MKGSKGQSQAGGESGKQLDQESGAGDSVLVSVHVELDFANEAWLLALSRTPTLPTALASSPSRTLTSLSLMTVPRTLLLNSWLQMPGNTLNLTFLTSHETTDLNWLLWHTGNRSPVLLQPGSRVSLTSHPGQVVLSIFNISHEWAASLLNTSGHQCLVLHILHCPAADTTYTCDLQSPGLTPRRVPVSVTIIQGMWDLGYSWQPPTCLSWELLLDIPCTGQQGGAPEPAWIFAQGRAQARLWSLCPP from the exons ATGAAGGGCAGCAAG GGACAGAGTCAGGCTGGAGGGGAATCTGGGAAGCAACTAGACCAAGAGAGTGGAGCAGGTG ACTCAGTCCTGGTCTCGGTCCATGTAGAGCTGGACTTTGCAAATGAGGCCTGGCTACTGGCACTCTCCAGAACCCCGACTCTCCCCACCGCCTTGGCCTCTTCTCCATCAAGAACTCTGACTAGCCTCAGCCTCATGACAG TCCCCAGAACCCTGCTCCTGAACTCCTGGCTACAGATGCCTGGCAACACGCTGAACCTGACCTTCCTCACCAGCCATGAGACCACCGACCTGAACTGGCTCCTGTGGCACACAGGGAACCGCAGCCCCGTCCTCCTGCAACCAGGGTCCCGGGTGTCCCTGACCTCTCATCCAGGCCAGGTGGTCCTCAGCATCTTCAACATCTCCCATGAGTGGGCAG CTTCCTTACTCAACACGTCAGGCCACCAGTGTCTTGTGCTACACATTTTGCACTGCCCGGCAGCTGACACCACGTACACTTGTGACCTGCAGAGCCCAGGACTAACCCCTCGCAGGGTCCCTGTCTCTGTCACCATCATCCAGGGTATGTGGGACTTGGGGTACAGCTGGCAACCCCCCACCTGCCTGTCCTGGGAGCTCCTCCTGGACATTCCCTGCACTGGGCAACAGGGTGGGGCTCCAGAGCCTGCCTGGATTTTTGCCCAAGGAAGAGCCCAGGCTAGACTGTGGTCTCTGTGCCCTCCCTGA